ATTACGCCACGAATAATGGCTGGAATCAAATCTAATGGCACGCTTAAGATCGTGTTGCCATCGCCTAACATTGTGATTTGATTGTTTATTTTCAGATCGCCAATTACACGTACTTGAGTCGGCAGCCCCACTCTATCAAATGTGATTTTAATTGTGTTGGGAGGTATCTTCAAGTCCGCTTGTCTGGCAAGCGACTGGGCGATGATTCGAAGGCTTATTGTGGTTGTTATCGGTCGATGATGGGGTGGAAGGGTCAGCCTCACTTTAACGGGCTGATCCGGGAGGGACTTGGCAAAATCAGGAATTAAGGCAAATATTTCCGCCATTGGGATTATTAGTTCTTTAATAACGATGCCTTGGGTTTGCCCCCGGTCGTGATCTGTGCAAAGTAAAGGGACAAGCAATTCTTGGCCCGGAAGCAGTCGCTGCCAATTTATTAATTTGCCGGCTGGATCGTAACAAACGGTTTCTCCTGGCCCTAAGGCGACCCCTTCTTCATTAATAGGTTGAGCCAAGAGAAGAGTTCCCAATTTAGGAGCCCCATTATTCCAAATTCCAATAGAGTGCCCGCTTCTAAATGAAACGCGCTGGTTGTTTATAAGAAAAGCAGTGTCCCGCGCTAATGTCCCGAGATAGTCGGAAGACGTTACCGTTAAATATGTTCCGTCTTTAAAAAGTACGCTCTGATTGCCAATTAAAAGTTCTGTGTCCCGAGCTAATCTCCCGAAAAAACGAGAATTATTATCAGCGCTACTAACGGCTACTCGTAAATATGTTCCGCCCTTAAAAAGCACGCTCTGATCGTCGATTAAAAGTTCTGTGTCGCGAACTAATGTCCCGAGAAAGCTAGAATCACTAAAAGTGAATTCTGTCCCTCTTTTAAAAGCTACTTGGTGGTTGTTTAATATGAATTCCGTATCCTCAGGCAAGGTGTATCCGCCTGAAATTCCGTTATTGATGTGCCATGTCACGTTAACCCCGGCTTTTATAGTAAAAGTATTGCCGACGATCGTCAACGACAGGTCCTGGCCCAAGGTCCCTTGAATAAGCTCGCCATCGGCAATCCCTATTTCAGTCCCGTGCTTAAAGGTTACGCTCCTATTATTGTTGATAATTGTAACATCTTGGACCAATCTTCCCTTTAGGAAATTATCATTTCCAGCATTAGTGATAATCCCGTCTTGAAAGAAGTCCCCTGGCCGCTCCCTCATTTGCCGAAAAACCTGCGACAGCGAACCGGATAAAACGACGCCGCTGCCCGAGACAAATGTCTTTAGTTGATAATCTGGCCTGGAGATAGTTGAGGGGGAACAGCTTGCCGCCGCTAAAGCAATTGAGACTGGAGCCGCGTACCGTCTAAAAAATGAGCCGAATGAAGCGATTCTTTTTATTTGCATGGACATTATCATGTCTCCTTTACCGCCAAGCTACGTTTTGCTATAATATTATCGATAAAAGGAGCAAGTAATTTCACATGGTTTACAAAATAACTTTAATACCAGGTGACGGGATCGGGCCAGAAGTTTCAACCGCGGCCCGGCGCTGCGTTGACGCGACCGGCGTTAAGATCGATTGGGAGATCGCCGAGGCGGGAGCGGATGTCATCGCGAAGTATGGGACGCCGCTTCCTGATTCTACGCTCGCTTCGATCCGGAAGAATAAGATCGCTTTGAAGGGGCCGCTGACGACCCCCATCGGGACCGGCTTCCGCTCCGTTAACGTCGCGATCCGTAAAGAACTCGATCTTTACGCCTGCCTGCGGCCGACCAGGTCATATAAAGGGGTCAGGTCGCGTTACGAGGACATCGATCTGGTCATTGTCCGGGAAAACACGGAAGATCTTTACGCCGGAATTGAGTTTGAAGAAGGGAAGCCGGAGACCAAAACGTTAATTTCCGAGATCGAAAAGCTCTCTAAAAAGAAGATCCGGCCGGATTCCGGCATTTCCATCAAGCCGATCTCGGTCTTCGGCTCAAAACGGATCGTTAAATTCGCGTTTGAGTACGCCGTTAAACACGGCCGTAAAAAAGTGACCGCCATTTCCAAGGCTAACATTATGAAGTTTACCGACGGGCTCTTCTTTAAGGCGGCCCAAGAAGTTGCCAAGGAATATCCCGGTATCGAATATGAAGAACGGCTGATCGACAATATGTGCATGCAGTTGGTGCAAAAACCGGAGCTTTACGACGTGTTATGTTTGCCTAACCTTTACGGCGATATCCTTTCCGACCTTTGCGCCGGCCTGATCGGCGGTTTGGGGCTCGCTCCGGGGGCTAATCTGGGAGAAGACATCGCGGTGTTTGAAGCGATCCACGGTTCGGCTCCTAAATACGCGGGGCAAAACAAAGTTAATCCGACGGCGATGATCCTGTCCGCTGTTTTAATGCTTAATTATCTTGGTGAAACAGAAGCGGCCAATCGCTTGGACGCGGCGGTAGCCAAAGTGATTGCCGGGAAGAAGAACGTGACTTACGACCTCAAGGACGACCGGAACGACCCGTCAGCGGTTGGAACTTCACAGATGGCCGACGCGGTTATTGCCGCTTTATAAAGCCGTTTTTTGACGACCTTACGATAAACCTTCTTTTTAATTCGTTTGACCCGCCGACGTTTTTTTAGTTTTTTCTTAATAACCGGCTTTGGAAAGATGACTTTTTTCCCGGTGTACTCTTCATAGGCGGCTTGAGAGAGGGAGTTGATTAGTTTTCGGGCGTTTTTCTTCTGGCTAAAATTACTGGTGAAGATCCCCAGGATATAATTACCGGCTGGAGTGTAGACCACGCCAATATCATTTAATATTCCGGTGAGATTCCCGGTCTTATCGGCGATCGGGGTTCCCGACGGGACGCCGCGCCAGAGTCCCCAGCGGTATTTTTGGTTCCGCATGAACTTGAGCATCTCCGTGACCGAGCTCTCGCTGAACCCTTGCCGTTGCTCGATCCTGGCGACCAGGTGGGCCATGGCCAATGGTGTAGTCAGGTTCCGCCTGGGGAGCGGCGGCTCCCGCAGCATGGTGGGATCGGCAATAACAATCTCGCTTAATCCCTGGGCTTGCAGATAGCCATTGATCGCGTCGAGCCCCAGATTATCGACGACGATCTTGGTTGCGGTGTTGTCGGAGTGCATGATCATCAAAGAGATCAACCGACGGAGAGAATAATAGCGCCCGCACGGGGTCCACTGTAAAATACCGGATCCGCCCAGTCGGTCTTGCGGTCGGTAACAGACCTTGGTGTCAAGATTTAACAGACTATTCTCCGCCAAAGCGTAAGCGGCCGCCATGACTGGGACCTTGCCGACCGAGGCGGTTGGGAACTCCCGGGATCCGTTGATCGTCAGTTCTTTGCCGGTCCCAAGGTCGATGAAGGCGAGCCCGACTTTTTGCCCGTAAGGGGTCGTGAGTTTGACGAAGCGGTCATAGAGGGCTTGTTCTTTGTCCGGCGTTAGGTCGGCGCGGACAGACAGAGCAAAAACCTGACAAAATAGAACTACTAGAATGAAATATCTCGACATTAGGTGAATTATAACATAGCAAGACAACCGCGACGTTCAGTCGCGGTTATAAATAGTTTGACTGCTAAAAATCTAGAATCCATGGAAACCTGCGGCAATATCGCCGCGGTTTCCTGGCTTAATTTAACCGCGCAATTAATTGCGCGGTTAATTGGAAGCCGAGACGATATTGCCTGCCTGCCGGTAGGCAGGTCTCAGGCTTCCAAAATAACGAGTATCATTTGTTTAATCGTTAACCGAGGCGTTTAGCCTAGGTTGATTAACTTGTGTCGTTATTATTGCTATAATAATCGCCAGGAGGGGATAATTATGCCGATCGTTAGAGTTGAGATGTGGGCCGGCCGCGACAAGGAGACCAAAGCCAAACTGATCCAGGAAGTGACTAAAACGGTTTGCGACGTTACCAAGTGTCCGCCGGAGGCGGTTATCGTCGTGATCGATGAGATTCCGAAAGAAAATTGGGGCCAGAACGGCAAACAGGGAGGCTAATCGTGGAACAAAGCGAATTATTAAAGAAAATTAATGGCGATTTGATGAAAGCGATGAAGAATAAGGACGAATTCCGGCTGGCGGTCCTCCGGATGATGAAAAGTAAAGTTCTTTATGTCAATGCTCGCGGCGAGATCCCCGACGCGGAAGTCATCAAGATCCTGAATAAATACGGCAAAGAGCTGAAAGAGTCGATCGAAGAGTTCAAAAAACTTAACCGGCCGACTGAAGCGGGTAGTTCGGCCAAAGAACTGACCATTGTTCAGGAGTATCTGCCGCAAGAGCTCTCGGCCGAAGAGGTCAAAGCAGTGGTCCAGGAAACGATCGCCGAGCTTGGGGCGGCGTCGATCAAAGATATGGGGAAAGTCATGAAAGAGATTACCGCCAAGTTTCCGAGCATTGACGGCAAATTGGTCAGCCAGTTCGTGAGGGAAAGCTTAAAATGATCTGGGGACTTCTCCTGACCGGCCTTTTGGCCGGGATTTTCAGCGGACTTTTTGGGATCGGCGGGGCGACGATCGTCGTGCCGGTCCTGGTCCTTGGTTTTGGGGTCAGTCAGCACCTGGCGCAGGGGACGACTCTCGCGATGATGATCCCGCCGATCGGTTTGTTGGCGGTCTGGCATTACTGGAAGCACGGACAGGTTAATTTCTCCTGGGCGATGCTTCTTTGCGTCGGTTTTGTCTTCGGCGGTTTGATCGGCGCCTATTACGCGAACTTGATCTCGCCCGACCTGCTGCGCAAGCTATTCGGCATTATGTTCTTGGCCATCTCGCTCCGGCTGATCTTTTGGTAGTTAGAGTCGCCAGTAGATAATAATCATCAAAGCGACTATCCAGAGGAGGATGTCGATCAAAAGCGGCCAGTCGGAAAGCAGGGTTTTTTCCGGTTGTCCCCCTTCTTCTTTTTTATAGATCAAATACAGATAGCGGAATATCCCATACAGCACAAAAGGAACGCTGTAAACCAGGCTGGTGGTGCCGAATTTGGCGATCGTTTCCGGCCACAGGGTGTAGAGGGCGTAAGCGATCACGGTCGAGCCGGCAACGGCCGAGATCAGTTGGTCCAACAGGCGGGGGCTGTACTCTTCCAGGATCTTTCGGTGTTCGGTCGCCAGGTCAATGGTCATAAGCTCATGCCGTCGTTTGCCTAAAGCGATAAAAAGAGCGAGCAGAATGGTGCAGATGACCAGCCAGGGAGAGAGGACAACATTGATTACCACAACCCCGGCGATCGCCCGGAGAACAAACCCGGCGGCGATCGAGAAAACGTCTAAAATTACCATATTCTTAAGAAAAAATGAGTAGCAGAGCATTAGCAGAACATAAGCAATAACCACCCAGCCGAATGGGGTGCTAAAATAAAATGAGAGCGGGATTGAGACCAAGAGTAAGAGGGCGGCAAAATAGAAGGCCAGGAGGATCGGAACTTGGCCGCTGGCGATCGGCCGGTTCTTTTTAATTGGGTGTTTTTGGTCGGCGGCCAAATCTTTGAGGTCGTTGATCAGGTACATGGCGCTGGAAATAGCGCAAAAAATGAGGAAAGCGTCAAAGGCTTTAAATAAAGCGGTGATCTGGAAGAACTCCAGGGAGAAGATCAAGCCGGCGAAAACAAAGAAATTCTTGGTCCATTGGTTCGGTCTAAGAGATAGGAAAAGGGGGATCATGCTTTCTTTATTAAGAACAGCTTCTGCCCATACTCAACCGGTTTTCCGCTTTCAACCAGAACTTTTACGATCTTGCCGCTGACTTCGGCTTCGATCTCGTTGAAAAGTTTCATTGCTTCAATAATACAGACCACTTTTCCTGGTTGGACGCTGTCGCCAACTTCAACGAAGGCGGGTGATTCAGGCGAGGGAGTCCGGTAAAAAGTGCCGACCATTGGTGAAGTAATGGCGATCAAGCCTTCTTCTTCGGTGGCGGTTGGGGCGTGGATTGGCGCGATCTGGGCTGGGGCTTGGGGAATGGCGTGGGCAATAGGCGCCGGGGAGGCAATGACTCGTCCGCCTTCGCGGCGAACGTCATACTTGACCCCTTTTTCCTCGACGGATAAGCCGCTAATGTCTTCATCTTTGACCAGTTGGATCAATTTTTTTAAAACGTCCCAATCAATCATTGTTGTGACCTCCCGAGATATTTCCCTTCACGGGTATCGACTTTCAGGATCTCGCCGATGTTGATAAAGAACGGGACCTGAATGACCGCGCCGGTCTCCAGAGTTGCCGGCTTGCCGCCGGAGACTGTATCACCTTTGAAACCGGGGGAGGTTTCCTCGACTTTTAATTCAACGGTCGCCGGCAGGTCGATATCGAGGACCTCATCGCCATAAAATGAAACGTTGCAGACAAAGCCTTCTTTCAGGTATTTGCTTTGGTCGCCGACTTTAGAAGCCGGGACGCAAATCTGTTCGAAGGTCGCCTGGTTCATGAAATGAAAGCCTTCGGTGTCGGAGTAGAGAAATTGCATCGGTTGGTATTCAATCCGGGCCCGTTCAACCTTGTCATCAACGTTAAAGGTCCGTTCGATGATCGAACCGGTCCTAAGGTCCTTGAATTTGGCGCGCACTCTCGCCTGCTGGGCCCACTTGATGTGGTTGTATTCCAGACATTTGTAGATCTTGCCGTCTATTTCAACGGTCGCGCCGGCTCTGACTTCAGTAATAGATAATGACATAACGGAAATGAAATTATACCAAGCTTGACGGTCAATTTCAAGTAAAGTAGAATTGAAACATGAGTTTTCTCCTGATTCCGCTTTGTTACCTGCTTGGTTCGATCCCCTTTAGCTACCTGATCGCCAGGCTGTGGCGGGTCGATCTGCGCCAGGTCGGATCGGGGAATGTCGGCGCGACCAATGTCCTGCGTTCAGTCGGGCCATGGCCGGGCGCTTTAGCCTTCCTGTTGGATTTTCTTAAGGGGTGGCTGGCGGTCTATCTTGCCTTCTTGGTCGGTGGCGACCCCATTTTTGTTTTGAGCCTGGGGTTGGCGGTCATTATTGGCCATACCTATCCCATTTTTCTTGGTTTTAGGGGGGGGAAGGGAGCGGCGACCGGATTGGGAGTGTTGGCCGGGATCGCTCCGGAGATCTTTGCTCTTGCCCTTATCTTCGCTTTGGCGATCATTGCCTTGACCCGTTATGTTTCCGTCGCTTCTATTTTAACCCCCTGGTTGGTAGCGGCGTTAATGTATTATTGGCAGAAACCTATCCCGTATCTATTAATGACTCTGCTTGTCGCGGTCTTTATCTTTGTCCGACATGTACCGAACATAAAACGGTTGCGGAGCGGGACTGAACTCCGCTTGGGGAGCAAATAATGCGAGCAGTTATTGTTGGCGCCGGCGGCTGGGGAACGACGATCGCGCTCCTTCTGGCGGAGAACAAGATCCCGGTCACTATCTGGGCGCATGAACCTGAAGTCGTTAATTCGATCAATGAATTCCATGAGAATCGCCAATTTCTTCCCGGCTATCAGCTCCCCGCCTCAATTGAGGCTTCGACTGACCTAACTTGTCTGAAAAACGCCGAACTTTGTATTTTTGTCGTCCCGACCCAATTTCTGCGGCGCGTTGCCGCCCGAGCCAAAGGGTTGCTTTCCCCGACCGCCATCGTGGTTTCGGCCGGCAAAGGGATAGAAGAAAAAACCCTTAAACTGCCGGCTGAAATCATTGAGCAGGAGCTGGGGCTAAACCAGGTTTGCGTTCTATCCGGTCCCAACTTGTCTAAAGAGATCGCCAAAGGGTTGCCGGCGGCGGCGGTCGTGGCCGGCAGCGA
This window of the Candidatus Margulisiibacteriota bacterium genome carries:
- a CDS encoding isocitrate/isopropylmalate dehydrogenase family protein, coding for MVYKITLIPGDGIGPEVSTAARRCVDATGVKIDWEIAEAGADVIAKYGTPLPDSTLASIRKNKIALKGPLTTPIGTGFRSVNVAIRKELDLYACLRPTRSYKGVRSRYEDIDLVIVRENTEDLYAGIEFEEGKPETKTLISEIEKLSKKKIRPDSGISIKPISVFGSKRIVKFAFEYAVKHGRKKVTAISKANIMKFTDGLFFKAAQEVAKEYPGIEYEERLIDNMCMQLVQKPELYDVLCLPNLYGDILSDLCAGLIGGLGLAPGANLGEDIAVFEAIHGSAPKYAGQNKVNPTAMILSAVLMLNYLGETEAANRLDAAVAKVIAGKKNVTYDLKDDRNDPSAVGTSQMADAVIAAL
- a CDS encoding serine hydrolase translates to MSRYFILVVLFCQVFALSVRADLTPDKEQALYDRFVKLTTPYGQKVGLAFIDLGTGKELTINGSREFPTASVGKVPVMAAAYALAENSLLNLDTKVCYRPQDRLGGSGILQWTPCGRYYSLRRLISLMIMHSDNTATKIVVDNLGLDAINGYLQAQGLSEIVIADPTMLREPPLPRRNLTTPLAMAHLVARIEQRQGFSESSVTEMLKFMRNQKYRWGLWRGVPSGTPIADKTGNLTGILNDIGVVYTPAGNYILGIFTSNFSQKKNARKLINSLSQAAYEEYTGKKVIFPKPVIKKKLKKRRRVKRIKKKVYRKVVKKRLYKAAITASAICEVPTADGSFRSSLRS
- a CDS encoding tautomerase family protein → MPIVRVEMWAGRDKETKAKLIQEVTKTVCDVTKCPPEAVIVVIDEIPKENWGQNGKQGG
- a CDS encoding GatB/YqeY domain-containing protein, producing MEQSELLKKINGDLMKAMKNKDEFRLAVLRMMKSKVLYVNARGEIPDAEVIKILNKYGKELKESIEEFKKLNRPTEAGSSAKELTIVQEYLPQELSAEEVKAVVQETIAELGAASIKDMGKVMKEITAKFPSIDGKLVSQFVRESLK
- a CDS encoding sulfite exporter TauE/SafE family protein, translating into MIWGLLLTGLLAGIFSGLFGIGGATIVVPVLVLGFGVSQHLAQGTTLAMMIPPIGLLAVWHYWKHGQVNFSWAMLLCVGFVFGGLIGAYYANLISPDLLRKLFGIMFLAISLRLIFW
- a CDS encoding decaprenyl-phosphate phosphoribosyltransferase, with the protein product MIPLFLSLRPNQWTKNFFVFAGLIFSLEFFQITALFKAFDAFLIFCAISSAMYLINDLKDLAADQKHPIKKNRPIASGQVPILLAFYFAALLLLVSIPLSFYFSTPFGWVVIAYVLLMLCYSFFLKNMVILDVFSIAAGFVLRAIAGVVVINVVLSPWLVICTILLALFIALGKRRHELMTIDLATEHRKILEEYSPRLLDQLISAVAGSTVIAYALYTLWPETIAKFGTTSLVYSVPFVLYGIFRYLYLIYKKEEGGQPEKTLLSDWPLLIDILLWIVALMIIIYWRL
- the accB gene encoding acetyl-CoA carboxylase biotin carboxyl carrier protein → MIDWDVLKKLIQLVKDEDISGLSVEEKGVKYDVRREGGRVIASPAPIAHAIPQAPAQIAPIHAPTATEEEGLIAITSPMVGTFYRTPSPESPAFVEVGDSVQPGKVVCIIEAMKLFNEIEAEVSGKIVKVLVESGKPVEYGQKLFLIKKA
- the efp gene encoding elongation factor P, which produces MSLSITEVRAGATVEIDGKIYKCLEYNHIKWAQQARVRAKFKDLRTGSIIERTFNVDDKVERARIEYQPMQFLYSDTEGFHFMNQATFEQICVPASKVGDQSKYLKEGFVCNVSFYGDEVLDIDLPATVELKVEETSPGFKGDTVSGGKPATLETGAVIQVPFFINIGEILKVDTREGKYLGRSQQ
- the plsY gene encoding glycerol-3-phosphate 1-O-acyltransferase PlsY; protein product: MSFLLIPLCYLLGSIPFSYLIARLWRVDLRQVGSGNVGATNVLRSVGPWPGALAFLLDFLKGWLAVYLAFLVGGDPIFVLSLGLAVIIGHTYPIFLGFRGGKGAATGLGVLAGIAPEIFALALIFALAIIALTRYVSVASILTPWLVAALMYYWQKPIPYLLMTLLVAVFIFVRHVPNIKRLRSGTELRLGSK